In a genomic window of Methanosarcina horonobensis HB-1 = JCM 15518:
- a CDS encoding DUF1699 family protein has translation MKIRVVSSKEEIDTLKLNEEIVHLAFRPSNKDIFKLILKCPEVKAIHIPSSYKRTISSSAQMYLSMQNIALLEGDVWGHRKDINEYSEVSEHVFDRIKELKDEGLSDEDTIERLVRETRLSPDFVTFIISN, from the coding sequence ATGAAAATTAGAGTTGTAAGCTCAAAAGAAGAAATTGACACTTTAAAACTCAATGAGGAAATTGTCCATCTCGCATTCAGACCATCTAACAAGGACATTTTCAAGCTCATTCTGAAGTGTCCAGAGGTGAAAGCGATCCACATCCCGAGCTCATACAAGAGAACGATTTCCAGTTCTGCACAGATGTATCTTTCTATGCAGAACATTGCTCTGCTTGAAGGTGATGTGTGGGGACACAGAAAAGACATTAACGAATATTCCGAAGTATCCGAGCATGTGTTTGATCGCATAAAGGAACTGAAAGATGAAGGGCTTTCCGATGAAGACACCATCGAAAGACTTGTAAGGGAAACAAGACTCAGCCCTGACTTTGTGACCTTTATCATATCAAACTAA
- a CDS encoding DHHA1 domain-containing protein, whose amino-acid sequence MTEIIKTFRKEAGRCAEEIKKHRSVQVVSHIDADGLTSAGIICTALERGNFEYTTRFVKQLDEKALDTIADENHELVVFTDLGSGMCEHIKSRGINAVISDHHQPQGTLEFHLNPHLFGANGSYELSGSGSTYLLASALGKNRDLSSLAIVGAIGDMQHLKMGQLVGINREILEEGVKGGNLEFKKDLTLFGKQTRPIYKLLQYSSDPYLPGLTGDEEACINFLHSLNIRFSQDERWRRWIDLEMSDKQKIISGLFQYCLKSGIPSYRIERLIGEVYVLLNEREGTEMRDASEFSTLLNATARYDHADIGLSVCMGDRENAYEDARKLLAEHRQNLVNGLMYVKENGVIQLENIQYFDAGSQIKETIVGIIAGMSSTIVENRNLPIIAFAKTDGGVKVSARGTQDLIRRGVNLSEAMSTVSAEVGGAGGGHDIAAGATIPENAKEEFARKLDFFIGEQLRRKANSG is encoded by the coding sequence ATGACTGAAATAATAAAAACATTCAGAAAAGAAGCAGGCAGATGTGCCGAAGAGATCAAGAAACACAGATCTGTACAAGTAGTATCTCATATTGATGCAGACGGACTGACTTCTGCAGGGATTATCTGCACAGCTCTTGAAAGGGGAAATTTTGAATATACAACCCGCTTTGTAAAGCAACTCGACGAAAAAGCCCTTGACACCATTGCAGATGAGAACCATGAACTTGTGGTCTTTACGGATCTCGGAAGCGGAATGTGCGAACATATAAAATCCCGCGGGATTAATGCCGTAATCTCGGATCATCACCAGCCTCAGGGAACTCTGGAGTTCCATCTCAATCCTCATCTTTTTGGGGCAAACGGTTCTTACGAACTTAGCGGTTCGGGAAGCACTTATCTTCTTGCTTCTGCCCTTGGAAAAAACCGAGACCTCTCCTCGCTTGCCATAGTAGGCGCTATCGGAGACATGCAGCACCTTAAAATGGGACAGCTTGTAGGGATTAACAGGGAAATTCTGGAGGAAGGTGTAAAGGGAGGGAACCTCGAGTTCAAAAAAGATCTGACCCTGTTTGGAAAGCAGACACGTCCTATTTATAAACTTCTTCAATATTCATCCGACCCTTACCTTCCAGGACTTACCGGAGACGAAGAAGCTTGCATAAATTTTCTTCACTCCCTGAATATTCGCTTCAGCCAGGATGAACGCTGGAGGCGCTGGATAGATCTTGAAATGTCGGATAAGCAGAAAATTATCTCAGGACTTTTCCAGTACTGCCTTAAATCGGGGATACCCTCATACAGAATTGAGCGCCTGATAGGTGAGGTGTATGTTCTTCTCAATGAAAGAGAAGGAACGGAAATGAGAGACGCCTCGGAGTTCTCCACTCTTCTCAATGCTACTGCCAGGTATGATCATGCCGATATAGGGCTTTCAGTCTGCATGGGGGACAGGGAAAATGCCTACGAAGACGCCAGAAAGCTGCTTGCCGAACACAGGCAGAACCTTGTTAACGGGCTTATGTATGTAAAAGAGAATGGGGTTATTCAGCTCGAAAACATCCAGTACTTTGATGCAGGTTCACAGATAAAGGAGACCATTGTGGGAATAATTGCAGGCATGAGTTCCACGATAGTTGAAAACCGAAACCTTCCGATTATTGCCTTTGCAAAAACAGATGGCGGGGTTAAGGTCTCAGCAAGAGGGACACAGGACCTCATCCGCAGAGGGGTAAACCTATCTGAAGCAATGTCAACTGTTTCTGCAGAAGTCGGAGGCGCAGGCGGCGGACATGATATTGCTGCTGGGGCAACTATCCCTGAAAATGCAAAAGAAGAGTTTGCTCGAAAACTTGATTTTTTCATAGGGGAACAGCTTCGACGAAAAGCGAATTCAGGATAA
- the nrpRII gene encoding global nitrogen regulator NrpRII, producing the protein MQKNGYRVQFTSSRIRDLMYRTTFNPKKMDGDVILNLSLIDKKDLDDVLGIFKMVISSGLSVTPYVKVISEGESIGNMTIEKGKVGIGTVCSITIDGVLLKAGIPVNPKLGGVVQIRNGIPVRFTDVLTYVSTTVDPLEILMSQGITSVSEMLRTGSGKVLANLREAPMVARDEIESNLSDLLDAGFSGILEVGEPNTRVLDVPIERDHLGIVVIGGTNPMAVVQEYGIPIDTSAMSRLISFKEMSRIEDLV; encoded by the coding sequence ATGCAAAAAAATGGATACCGTGTTCAATTTACATCATCCAGAATCCGAGATCTCATGTACAGAACCACATTTAATCCAAAGAAAATGGATGGAGACGTCATTCTTAATCTCTCGCTTATAGATAAAAAAGATCTGGACGATGTACTCGGCATCTTCAAGATGGTCATCTCAAGCGGACTTTCCGTGACCCCATATGTGAAAGTAATTTCCGAAGGGGAATCAATAGGAAACATGACCATTGAGAAGGGAAAGGTAGGAATCGGGACCGTATGCAGCATAACTATTGACGGTGTACTGCTAAAAGCAGGAATTCCCGTAAATCCGAAGCTTGGTGGGGTTGTCCAGATACGGAATGGAATTCCTGTACGCTTCACTGACGTGCTTACATATGTGAGTACAACTGTAGATCCCCTTGAAATCCTGATGTCTCAGGGGATTACTTCAGTATCTGAAATGCTCAGAACAGGTTCCGGTAAGGTTCTTGCAAATCTGAGGGAAGCTCCCATGGTTGCAAGAGACGAGATTGAGAGCAACCTTTCCGATCTTCTGGACGCAGGCTTCAGCGGAATTCTGGAAGTGGGAGAACCGAATACAAGGGTTCTGGACGTCCCTATTGAGAGAGACCATCTCGGAATAGTTGTCATTGGAGGAACAAATCCGATGGCTGTTGTGCAGGAGTATGGAATCCCCATAGACACAAGTGCAATGTCGAGGTTAATTTCCTTTAAGGAAATGAGCCGGATTGAAGATCTTGTCTGA
- a CDS encoding glucose-6-phosphate isomerase family protein, whose amino-acid sequence MEVTLKFGDKVTVADVRKLHDMEDVVFDREWFEKTDEINRDMYYMFRDLAKSDSDLEIIKSHYLRYDITRIPPGMLGSEYTKTVGHYHPQVPGTDVSYPEVYQVLEGSATYLLQKVEPGEEDIVLDVAVIKAEKGDVVLVPPGYGHVTINASEKTLEMANWVCRDFSSVYEPVKRLSGAAYFLLKDGFAKNPLYREIPSIRYVTPLSSDEFGLDSRENMYELIHSADRLRFLTAPQDFMSFLSGVL is encoded by the coding sequence ATGGAAGTAACACTGAAGTTCGGGGACAAAGTCACTGTGGCAGATGTAAGAAAACTCCATGATATGGAAGATGTGGTGTTTGATAGAGAATGGTTTGAAAAGACAGATGAGATAAATAGAGATATGTATTACATGTTCAGGGACCTTGCCAAAAGTGACTCTGATCTTGAGATCATTAAATCCCACTACCTCAGATATGACATCACAAGAATCCCTCCCGGAATGCTAGGGTCTGAATACACTAAAACCGTGGGCCACTACCACCCGCAGGTTCCGGGAACAGATGTATCCTATCCTGAAGTTTACCAGGTGCTTGAAGGTTCTGCCACCTACCTGCTGCAAAAGGTAGAGCCTGGAGAAGAGGACATTGTTCTGGATGTTGCAGTTATCAAAGCTGAAAAAGGAGATGTGGTACTTGTCCCGCCCGGATATGGACATGTAACAATAAATGCCTCGGAAAAGACTCTTGAGATGGCAAACTGGGTTTGCAGGGATTTTTCTTCTGTCTATGAGCCTGTAAAAAGGCTTTCCGGAGCTGCCTATTTCCTTCTTAAAGACGGTTTTGCCAAAAATCCTCTTTACAGAGAAATTCCGTCCATTCGCTACGTTACACCTCTAAGCTCTGATGAATTCGGGCTTGACTCCAGAGAAAATATGTATGAACTCATACACAGTGCGGACAGGCTAAGATTCCTGACTGCTCCGCAGGACTTTATGAGTTTCTTATCAGGAGTGCTCTAA
- a CDS encoding ribonuclease H-like domain-containing protein, translating into MLKNTYIHIPGVGKALEQKIWASGIRTWDEFLEMEGRISIPSSKRARICEGIKISSRHLAAKDCFFFSQRLPSAEHWRAYSLFSDSVAFFDIETTGLSPCRDKITVVGIYNGNETKTYVRGINLEDIIEEFSKYRLLVSFNGARFDVPFIKSEFPEIEFKQLHIDLMYPLRRIGYGGGLKNIEKLLGICRSEDTDGMNGFDAVRLWKKYEKGDEEALALLVKYNREDIVNLKSIIELTYSKMVEKALKT; encoded by the coding sequence ATGCTGAAGAACACTTATATTCACATTCCGGGCGTAGGAAAAGCGCTTGAACAGAAAATCTGGGCCTCAGGTATACGTACCTGGGACGAATTCCTTGAAATGGAAGGCAGGATTTCAATTCCTTCGAGCAAGAGAGCCAGAATATGTGAAGGAATAAAGATATCTTCCAGACATCTGGCCGCAAAAGATTGCTTCTTTTTTTCACAACGCCTCCCTTCTGCAGAACACTGGAGGGCCTATTCTCTATTTTCTGACTCTGTCGCTTTCTTTGATATCGAAACCACAGGACTTTCCCCGTGCAGGGATAAGATAACTGTTGTTGGAATCTATAATGGGAATGAGACCAAAACGTATGTAAGGGGAATCAATCTTGAAGATATCATAGAGGAGTTTTCAAAATACAGGCTCCTTGTTTCCTTTAACGGAGCTCGTTTTGATGTCCCTTTCATAAAATCCGAATTTCCCGAAATAGAGTTCAAGCAGCTCCATATAGATCTGATGTATCCTTTAAGACGTATAGGATATGGAGGAGGCCTCAAAAACATCGAAAAATTGCTCGGAATTTGCAGAAGCGAGGATACGGATGGCATGAATGGATTTGATGCGGTTCGGCTCTGGAAGAAGTATGAAAAAGGAGATGAGGAAGCTCTTGCCCTGCTTGTTAAATACAACAGAGAGGATATAGTAAACCTGAAATCCATTATTGAACTTACTTATTCTAAAATGGTTGAAAAGGCTCTGAAGACGTAA
- the mdh gene encoding malate dehydrogenase: protein MAKISVIGAGNVGATTVQRLAELEIGEVVMTDIVEGLPQGKALDLMQAGAINGYDTRVTGTNDYADIAGSDLIIITAGIARKPGMTREDLIKTNSKIIGDVARNIAKYAPNSIVMNVTNPLDIITYVAMKATGFEPKRVFGMSGVLDAGRFASFIAEELKCSKKDVEAMVIGGHGDLMVPLPQYTTVSGIPLPELLPDRTIDRLVERTVNGGAEIVELLKQGSAFYAPSSAIVRMAEAVIKDSKRIIPASAYLEGQYGQEGIYFGVPVKLGAAGIEEIIELKLEKSQFEILRKSSETIRRGISQLGL from the coding sequence ATGGCTAAAATTTCCGTAATTGGTGCAGGAAATGTAGGTGCGACCACAGTCCAGCGGCTGGCCGAACTGGAAATTGGCGAAGTTGTCATGACAGATATCGTGGAAGGCCTACCACAGGGAAAAGCTCTCGACCTTATGCAGGCAGGAGCAATTAATGGTTATGATACCAGGGTAACAGGTACTAACGACTATGCGGATATTGCAGGCTCGGACCTGATAATTATTACAGCAGGGATTGCCAGAAAGCCCGGAATGACCAGGGAAGATCTTATCAAAACCAATTCAAAAATAATAGGAGATGTAGCAAGAAATATTGCGAAATATGCTCCGAACTCTATTGTTATGAATGTCACAAATCCGCTTGACATTATAACATATGTAGCTATGAAGGCAACTGGCTTTGAGCCAAAAAGGGTCTTCGGAATGAGTGGAGTTCTTGATGCCGGTCGTTTTGCAAGCTTCATAGCAGAGGAACTGAAGTGTTCGAAAAAGGATGTTGAGGCAATGGTCATAGGAGGTCATGGAGATCTTATGGTACCGCTTCCCCAGTATACCACAGTCTCGGGAATTCCACTTCCGGAACTGCTTCCGGACAGGACAATTGACAGGCTTGTTGAAAGAACGGTAAACGGAGGAGCCGAAATAGTGGAACTTCTCAAGCAGGGAAGTGCTTTTTATGCACCTTCCTCAGCTATTGTGCGCATGGCAGAAGCCGTGATAAAGGATTCGAAGCGGATAATTCCTGCATCTGCATATCTTGAAGGGCAGTACGGGCAGGAAGGGATTTACTTCGGAGTACCGGTAAAACTGGGAGCAGCTGGAATAGAAGAAATTATTGAACTTAAACTTGAAAAAAGCCAGTTCGAGATACTCAGAAAGTCCTCAGAAACCATCCGGAGAGGAATTTCACAGCTGGGTTTATAA
- a CDS encoding PRC-barrel domain-containing protein, which yields MRAELTSLFGLNIYTNNGVYVGKLQDLVIDVEEQKVTGLAVSDINRELFDLSSRGIIIPYRWVITAADIIIIRDVIQRYKKRKED from the coding sequence ATGCGCGCAGAACTCACATCACTCTTTGGCCTAAACATATACACAAATAATGGTGTTTATGTAGGGAAGTTGCAGGACCTTGTAATTGATGTAGAGGAACAGAAAGTAACAGGGCTTGCTGTTTCTGATATAAACAGGGAGCTTTTTGACCTTAGCAGCAGAGGTATCATCATTCCCTACCGGTGGGTTATAACCGCAGCAGATATTATTATAATTAGAGACGTAATCCAGAGATACAAAAAGAGAAAAGAAGACTGA
- a CDS encoding tRNA(His) guanylyltransferase Thg1 family protein: protein MKNREIYAEMRCIPPVVLRADGRNFKNTLSGLGFEKPYDETFARAMADTAELFMRKSGLSPLFAYTFSDEISFLFTDLPFDGRVEKIDSVVASFLGSALTIRLRLETPIAFDSRLVALQKEEVPEYFHWRQLEAWRNFVVSWGYYALRNAGVEKDEAAKRLKGKKEWEIHEMLFEKGINLAALPAWQRRGIIISKKEHEISGFNPISGKEVESLRRKITQNWEIPKFKSEEGIAFLEKLINRN, encoded by the coding sequence ATGAAAAACCGAGAAATCTATGCTGAAATGCGCTGTATCCCGCCAGTGGTCTTGCGCGCTGACGGCAGGAATTTCAAAAATACACTTTCAGGCCTGGGTTTTGAAAAACCATACGATGAAACCTTCGCCAGAGCTATGGCGGATACCGCTGAACTCTTCATGAGAAAAAGCGGTTTAAGCCCTCTTTTTGCCTATACTTTTTCAGATGAGATCAGTTTTCTGTTCACAGACCTTCCTTTTGACGGCAGGGTGGAAAAAATCGATTCTGTCGTGGCAAGCTTTCTTGGAAGCGCTCTTACAATAAGATTGCGGCTTGAAACCCCCATAGCCTTTGACTCCAGACTGGTGGCTCTTCAGAAAGAGGAAGTCCCTGAATATTTTCACTGGAGGCAACTGGAAGCCTGGCGCAACTTTGTCGTATCATGGGGGTATTATGCCCTCAGAAACGCAGGTGTTGAGAAGGATGAAGCTGCAAAGCGTCTGAAAGGAAAAAAAGAATGGGAAATCCATGAGATGCTTTTTGAGAAAGGAATAAATCTTGCGGCACTTCCTGCCTGGCAAAGAAGAGGAATTATAATCTCTAAAAAAGAACATGAAATCTCAGGTTTTAATCCGATATCTGGCAAAGAAGTAGAGTCTCTGCGAAGAAAAATAACTCAGAACTGGGAAATTCCAAAATTCAAATCCGAAGAAGGAATAGCGTTTTTAGAGAAACTTATTAATAGAAACTGA
- a CDS encoding tyrosine--tRNA ligase, with the protein MDRLELIKRNVQEIVTEEELEGLLNKKEAPRAYVGYEPSGKIHMGHVLTVNKLIDLQKAGFKITVLLADVHAYLNKKGTLEEVRKIADYNRRCFIALGLDEELTDFIYGSDFQLGAEYMLNVLKLSRAVTLNRAKRSMDEVGRAMDDPTVSQMVYPLMQSIDIAMLEVDVAVGGIDQRKIHMLARENLKSLGFETPICIHTPILLGLDGTKMASSKDNYISVDDTEEEIYRKFKKAFCKMGDVEENPILALFRYHIFPRYETIIIERPEKFGGNLTYNSYAEMESDFIEEKVHPMDLKNSAAKYINEILDPVRKVLL; encoded by the coding sequence ATGGACAGACTTGAGCTTATAAAAAGAAATGTTCAGGAAATTGTAACCGAAGAAGAACTGGAAGGACTCCTTAATAAAAAAGAAGCTCCCCGTGCTTATGTAGGATACGAGCCAAGCGGAAAAATCCACATGGGGCATGTCCTTACCGTAAACAAGTTAATTGATTTGCAAAAAGCAGGGTTCAAGATTACTGTCCTGCTTGCAGATGTACACGCTTATCTTAACAAAAAAGGAACTCTGGAAGAAGTCAGGAAGATTGCAGACTACAACAGACGTTGCTTTATTGCTCTCGGGCTTGATGAAGAACTAACCGATTTCATTTACGGTTCAGATTTCCAGCTGGGAGCCGAATATATGTTAAACGTACTCAAACTCTCAAGAGCAGTAACTCTTAACAGGGCAAAGAGGAGTATGGACGAAGTCGGGCGCGCAATGGATGACCCTACGGTTTCTCAGATGGTTTACCCCCTGATGCAGTCTATTGACATTGCCATGCTTGAAGTGGATGTGGCAGTTGGAGGGATTGACCAGAGAAAGATCCATATGCTTGCCCGCGAAAACTTAAAGAGCCTCGGATTTGAAACTCCAATCTGTATTCACACTCCTATCCTCCTCGGGCTTGACGGAACCAAGATGGCTTCTTCAAAGGACAATTATATTTCAGTAGATGATACGGAAGAGGAGATCTACAGGAAGTTCAAGAAAGCTTTCTGCAAGATGGGGGATGTGGAAGAAAACCCGATTCTCGCTCTTTTCCGTTATCACATCTTCCCAAGATACGAGACCATCATTATTGAAAGACCTGAGAAATTCGGTGGAAACCTTACCTACAACAGTTATGCTGAGATGGAAAGCGACTTTATAGAAGAAAAGGTCCACCCAATGGATCTCAAAAACTCAGCTGCAAAATATATAAATGAAATTCTGGACCCTGTTCGGAAAGTTCTTCTTTAA
- a CDS encoding CARDB domain-containing protein encodes MKGNFFHSLVYVLIITFIISGTAPVMVAADEGIPSEGDGNSTTLLPDLIINDLSWSPANPETGEQVTITATVKNQGDAASGSTNIVFYSNGNNIGQSSVPELEAGNSEKVDISWSSETEDTVEISAKVDEANSVEEKDENNNVIISGSITFKKTKLPDLIINSLEHSAYPTPGDFQRIYISIKNQGSEASQETKLLLYIEGAPVSDWNVPRLSQGESSYFSYDRITLPGDSVEIKAVVDKDNLIRESDEENNEKTITMTVAREFLPDLIIEDLVPESTEAEKGKTLNLTLKVKNQGTASSEEVLAEYYINGTVQPDKIRIPALSERTGSNITFSLTPDREGQMEVKVIIPSGTFVPESNEENNVFTKIINVKVIRPDLVIESLFLNPEVPKINDNITFTVSIKNKGLKDSASSELNYYINGTNVTHSGKVSVPAINIGETTKGTFYWTPEEEGSLIMHLVADAGNAILEDDETNNKLIKTVSISKQTTSSSGGGSGSTSSSTSSSSMGSGVSKEPARNVEVKELATRNIISGYHIKYDFAKNVTCVTYIEFDSTKTFKKTTATVEVLKEKSTFVQNNPPGRVYKQINIWVGNKGAGLSDSHKNAYTGFKVDKEWIKNNSVNESNIALLWYDNKWEPLRTEKTGEDDNYVYFRAKTSGYSCFAISEYTGEKGTVEESGDETGIQETLRSWDGEGKAILSSSAEREEGMEKKPMEAAKTLIAFSLPLFAFLVGYAVLKKKI; translated from the coding sequence ATGAAAGGAAATTTTTTCCACTCTTTGGTTTACGTGTTGATAATAACGTTTATAATTTCTGGAACTGCTCCTGTTATGGTTGCTGCAGATGAGGGTATACCTTCCGAAGGTGACGGAAATTCAACTACATTACTGCCTGACCTGATAATTAATGATCTTTCCTGGAGTCCGGCTAATCCAGAAACCGGAGAACAGGTAACTATCACAGCAACGGTAAAAAACCAGGGAGATGCAGCTTCAGGATCAACAAATATAGTTTTTTACAGTAACGGAAACAATATAGGGCAAAGCTCAGTCCCTGAATTAGAAGCCGGAAACAGTGAAAAAGTAGATATCTCATGGAGCTCGGAAACTGAAGATACGGTGGAGATAAGTGCAAAGGTAGACGAAGCAAACTCAGTGGAAGAAAAAGATGAGAATAATAACGTCATAATTTCGGGCTCTATAACTTTCAAAAAAACAAAACTTCCAGACCTGATAATAAACAGTCTTGAACACTCTGCATATCCCACACCAGGAGACTTTCAGAGGATATATATAAGTATTAAGAACCAGGGAAGCGAGGCTTCACAAGAAACAAAACTATTGCTCTATATTGAGGGGGCTCCTGTCAGTGATTGGAATGTGCCCAGATTGTCTCAGGGAGAGAGCAGCTATTTTTCATATGATAGGATTACATTACCTGGAGATTCTGTAGAAATAAAAGCCGTGGTTGATAAAGACAATTTGATCAGAGAGAGTGATGAAGAGAATAATGAAAAAACAATTACCATGACAGTAGCAAGAGAGTTCCTTCCCGATCTCATAATCGAAGACCTTGTACCCGAATCAACTGAGGCTGAGAAAGGAAAAACTCTGAACCTTACCCTGAAAGTAAAGAACCAGGGAACAGCTTCCTCGGAAGAAGTTCTGGCAGAATACTATATTAACGGAACTGTCCAGCCTGATAAGATTCGCATTCCGGCTCTTTCAGAAAGAACAGGATCAAACATTACATTCTCTCTAACGCCGGATAGAGAAGGACAGATGGAAGTAAAAGTGATTATTCCCTCTGGAACATTCGTTCCTGAAAGTAATGAAGAGAACAATGTATTCACGAAAATCATAAATGTAAAAGTTATACGCCCGGACCTTGTAATAGAGTCACTTTTTTTAAACCCGGAAGTCCCAAAAATAAACGATAACATTACTTTCACAGTGTCAATAAAGAACAAAGGGCTCAAAGACTCGGCAAGCAGCGAGCTAAATTACTATATCAACGGGACCAACGTAACTCACAGCGGTAAAGTGTCAGTGCCAGCGATTAATATCGGAGAAACCACAAAAGGTACATTCTACTGGACTCCCGAAGAAGAAGGAAGCTTGATTATGCATCTGGTAGCAGATGCAGGAAATGCTATACTTGAAGACGACGAAACAAATAATAAATTAATTAAAACTGTTAGTATCTCCAAACAAACCACTTCCAGCAGTGGAGGGGGTTCAGGTTCCACTTCCAGCAGCACCAGCAGTAGCAGCATGGGGAGTGGTGTGTCCAAAGAGCCGGCCAGAAATGTAGAGGTTAAAGAGCTTGCTACAAGGAACATTATTAGTGGATACCATATAAAGTATGATTTCGCTAAAAATGTTACATGCGTCACATACATAGAGTTTGACTCAACGAAGACCTTTAAGAAAACGACAGCTACCGTAGAAGTTCTCAAGGAAAAATCCACTTTCGTTCAAAATAACCCTCCTGGGAGGGTATATAAGCAAATAAACATATGGGTAGGAAATAAAGGAGCAGGGCTTTCGGATTCCCATAAGAACGCTTATACAGGGTTCAAAGTCGACAAGGAATGGATAAAAAACAACAGTGTTAACGAATCCAATATAGCCCTTCTCTGGTACGATAATAAATGGGAGCCTCTGAGAACCGAAAAAACAGGAGAAGATGATAACTACGTTTATTTCAGGGCAAAAACATCCGGCTATTCTTGCTTTGCAATAAGTGAGTATACAGGAGAAAAGGGAACTGTAGAGGAATCCGGAGATGAAACGGGAATACAGGAAACCCTGAGAAGCTGGGATGGCGAAGGGAAAGCAATCCTGAGCAGCAGTGCAGAAAGAGAAGAAGGCATGGAAAAAAAGCCAATGGAGGCAGCTAAAACACTTATTGCGTTTTCTCTGCCGTTATTTGCATTCCTTGTAGGATATGCCGTGTTGAAGAAAAAGATCTGA
- a CDS encoding DUF5518 domain-containing protein, which yields MGRTITGALIGMVCTLIFYFIPAVNAIAPLLGGLLAGYYADGGFEGGLKSGVLMTIFMIIPGFLLGGVLGAVLREAPVLGGFVVASAFVITIIIVAHTAITGIIGSVIGALLASRKAV from the coding sequence ATGGGTAGAACCATAACTGGTGCACTAATAGGTATGGTCTGTACTTTGATTTTTTACTTTATTCCTGCCGTAAATGCAATAGCTCCTCTTCTTGGGGGCTTGCTGGCTGGTTATTATGCAGATGGAGGCTTTGAAGGAGGTCTCAAGTCAGGAGTCTTGATGACGATTTTTATGATAATCCCAGGCTTTCTTCTTGGAGGGGTACTCGGAGCCGTGTTGCGTGAAGCTCCTGTTCTTGGGGGATTTGTAGTAGCCTCTGCTTTCGTAATAACAATCATCATTGTAGCCCATACTGCTATAACAGGCATTATCGGCTCTGTAATTGGAGCTCTTCTGGCTTCAAGAAAAGCTGTCTGA
- a CDS encoding SemiSWEET family sugar transporter, giving the protein MIGYIAGALTTIAFAPQLIKALKTKSTKDVSLLMLFCSTSGMALWLVHGIQINDPAIIAANSVSVILAASLLGLKLKNDYASSVLKFGEKVHGSENKIVSFRK; this is encoded by the coding sequence ATGATCGGTTACATTGCGGGTGCCCTAACAACCATAGCTTTTGCCCCTCAGCTCATTAAAGCTCTGAAAACGAAATCAACAAAGGATGTATCTCTTCTCATGCTGTTTTGCTCAACATCTGGCATGGCCCTCTGGCTGGTTCATGGAATTCAGATAAACGACCCTGCAATAATTGCTGCAAATAGTGTTTCTGTTATTCTTGCCGCCTCTCTTCTCGGGCTCAAGCTTAAGAATGATTATGCAAGCTCAGTTTTAAAGTTTGGAGAAAAAGTGCATGGATCTGAAAATAAAATTGTTTCTTTTCGGAAGTAA
- a CDS encoding HIT family protein has protein sequence MTESCLFCKIISGEIPSERVYEDDAVYAFLDIYPASEGHTLVAPRKHFSKFTDMGAEDVAVLFEAARKVTAAVEKAFSAEGSNVGINNGEVAGQEVPHVHVHVIPRKKGDGGRGIKSIVWTEPDRTNLKEVAEKIRKNL, from the coding sequence ATGACAGAAAGTTGCCTTTTCTGCAAGATAATATCAGGAGAGATTCCTTCAGAGAGAGTATACGAAGACGATGCTGTTTATGCATTTCTTGACATTTACCCGGCAAGTGAAGGACATACGCTTGTGGCTCCCAGAAAGCACTTCAGCAAATTCACGGATATGGGCGCAGAGGATGTTGCCGTGCTCTTTGAAGCTGCAAGAAAAGTTACTGCTGCAGTTGAGAAAGCGTTTTCAGCAGAAGGATCTAATGTTGGAATCAATAACGGGGAGGTAGCTGGGCAGGAAGTCCCCCATGTACATGTGCATGTTATTCCAAGGAAAAAAGGGGACGGAGGAAGGGGAATAAAATCAATCGTATGGACAGAACCTGATAGGACCAATCTGAAAGAAGTTGCAGAAAAAATAAGAAAAAACCTGTGA